Proteins co-encoded in one Sporosarcina sp. FSL K6-1522 genomic window:
- a CDS encoding ATP-grasp domain-containing protein: MMGKAAFLPVILGSDDNAYGMARAFHEQYGITSIVVTKGHILPTMHSKIVEKKIYDRLDEPEIFVQSMLDLHKELKNRADKLLVIASNENYAELAIRSRAVLEPHYELPFISESLMDEVVYKERFYEMCEEHGLDYPDTVVFKKGMDATMDLPFDFPVVVKPSDSMTYFNAQFEGKKKAYVLHDKASFTEAITNIYSSSYTDSLIIQDYIPGNDTVMRVLNAYVDQHGKVRMMCLGRVVLEDYTPILIGNYVGIIGEENQEIYAKYKHFLEAIGFRGYANIDLKYDRRDGKYKIFELNIRQGRSSYFVTTNGYNMAKYLVEDYVNNSDLPIEYGTNSRLWHGVPKDLLIKYTMDEELKAQVIDRFEKGETAQTLYYPADLGFIRKFKLNSFYKDYYARFEKYFKLKD; encoded by the coding sequence ATGATGGGAAAAGCAGCATTTTTGCCGGTCATCCTCGGATCTGATGATAACGCATATGGTATGGCAAGGGCCTTCCATGAACAATATGGCATTACGAGCATTGTTGTAACAAAAGGGCATATTTTGCCGACGATGCATAGTAAAATTGTCGAAAAGAAAATTTATGATCGCTTAGATGAACCTGAAATTTTCGTCCAAAGTATGTTGGACTTGCATAAAGAATTGAAAAATCGTGCGGACAAGCTGTTGGTGATCGCAAGTAATGAGAACTATGCGGAGTTAGCCATTCGCAGCAGGGCGGTACTTGAACCGCATTATGAACTGCCGTTTATTAGCGAATCGCTCATGGATGAGGTCGTTTATAAAGAACGTTTTTATGAAATGTGTGAGGAGCATGGGTTGGATTATCCAGATACGGTTGTCTTTAAAAAAGGAATGGATGCCACAATGGACTTGCCTTTCGATTTCCCAGTCGTTGTGAAGCCGTCGGATAGTATGACGTATTTCAATGCACAATTCGAGGGGAAAAAGAAAGCGTATGTGCTACATGATAAAGCATCGTTCACAGAAGCGATTACGAATATCTATTCATCTAGCTATACGGATTCGCTCATTATTCAGGATTATATCCCAGGGAACGACACGGTGATGCGCGTGCTCAACGCCTATGTGGACCAACATGGTAAAGTGCGCATGATGTGCCTTGGCCGCGTGGTGTTGGAAGATTACACGCCGATTCTCATCGGTAACTATGTTGGGATTATTGGGGAAGAAAATCAAGAAATTTATGCGAAATATAAACATTTCCTTGAAGCAATCGGCTTCCGTGGTTATGCCAATATCGATTTGAAATATGATCGTCGCGATGGCAAATATAAGATTTTTGAACTGAATATTCGCCAAGGCAGAAGCAGTTATTTTGTGACAACAAACGGCTACAATATGGCGAAATACTTGGTAGAGGACTATGTAAATAATAGTGATTTACCAATTGAGTACGGTACGAATAGTCGTCTATGGCACGGGGTACCGAAGGATTTATTGATTAAATATACGATGGATGAAGAACTGAAAGCGCAAGTTATTGATCGTTTTGAAAAGGGCGAGACAGCGCAGACATTGTATTATCCGGCGGACCTTGGCTTTATCCGCAAATTTAAATTGAATTCGTTTTACAAAGATTACTATGCGCGTTTTGAAAAATATTTCAAACTGAAGGACTAA